One window from the genome of Acinetobacter sp. ANC 7912 encodes:
- the serA gene encoding phosphoglycerate dehydrogenase, producing MSQHLSLPKDKIRFLLLEGVHQNAIDTLNAAGYTNIDYRKTALEGEALKEAIKDAHFIGIRSRTQLTEEVFEAANKLIAVGCFCIGTNQVDLNAAMRRGIPVFNAPYSNTRSVAELVLAEAILLLRRVPEKSVTTHAGGWEKTAVGSYETRGKTLGIVGYGSIGSQLSVLAESMGMKVIYYDTVTKLPLGNARQVGTMGELLANADVVSIHVPDVPSTRNFMAKEQFDQMKDGAIFINAARGTCVVIEDLADALKSGHLAGAAVDVFPKEPKANGEEFVSPLRGLPNVILTPHVGGSTMEAQANIGLEVAEKFVAYSDKGMTLSAVNFPEIALPLTEGKHRLLHIHKNIPGVLSKINNLFAEHGINISGQTLMTKGDVGYLVMDVDATASHEALDTLHNLEGTIRVRVLY from the coding sequence ATGAGCCAACATCTATCTCTACCTAAAGATAAAATCCGTTTCTTGTTGTTAGAAGGTGTTCACCAGAACGCAATCGACACATTGAATGCAGCTGGATATACCAACATTGACTATCGCAAAACAGCGCTTGAGGGTGAAGCACTGAAAGAAGCGATCAAAGATGCTCACTTCATTGGTATCCGTTCCCGTACTCAGTTAACTGAAGAAGTGTTTGAAGCTGCGAATAAGCTGATCGCAGTGGGCTGTTTCTGTATCGGTACCAACCAGGTGGACCTGAACGCTGCAATGCGTCGTGGTATCCCTGTGTTTAACGCACCATACTCAAACACTCGTTCAGTTGCAGAACTGGTACTTGCTGAAGCAATCCTTCTCCTGCGTCGTGTTCCTGAAAAATCAGTAACAACTCACGCGGGTGGCTGGGAAAAAACTGCTGTCGGTTCTTATGAAACACGTGGTAAAACTTTAGGTATCGTGGGTTACGGTTCAATCGGTTCACAACTGTCTGTGCTTGCTGAAAGCATGGGTATGAAAGTGATCTATTACGATACAGTGACTAAATTGCCTTTAGGTAATGCACGTCAGGTCGGCACAATGGGCGAATTACTGGCAAATGCTGATGTGGTATCGATCCACGTTCCAGACGTTCCTTCTACCCGTAATTTTATGGCGAAAGAACAGTTTGACCAGATGAAAGACGGCGCAATCTTCATCAATGCTGCACGTGGTACATGTGTCGTGATCGAAGACCTGGCTGATGCACTGAAATCTGGCCACCTGGCTGGTGCTGCGGTTGACGTATTCCCTAAAGAGCCGAAAGCAAACGGTGAAGAATTTGTTTCTCCACTGCGTGGCCTGCCAAACGTGATCCTGACTCCTCACGTGGGTGGTTCTACCATGGAAGCTCAGGCAAACATCGGTCTGGAAGTTGCTGAGAAGTTCGTGGCTTATTCAGATAAAGGTATGACACTTTCTGCGGTGAACTTCCCAGAAATCGCATTGCCATTAACTGAAGGTAAACACCGTCTGCTACACATCCACAAAAACATCCCGGGTGTGCTGTCTAAGATCAACAACCTGTTTGCTGAACATGGCATCAACATCTCTGGTCAAACTTTAATGACTAAAGGTGATGTGGGTTACCTGGTAATGGATGTTGATGCGACTGCATCTCATGAAGCGCTAGACACATTACATAATCTGGAAGGTACAATCCGCGTTCGCGTATTATACTGA
- a CDS encoding FAD-binding oxidoreductase → MNAPVALTPELLTQLTAIVGENRIKTDADSLQNWGRDHTKHFDPNPSVIVFPSTTEQVQAIVKLANQYNVAVTPSGGRTGLSAGAVAANGEIVVSMDKMNQILDFYPADRMVRVQAGVVTEQLQNYAEEQGMYYPVDFASAGSSQIGGNIGTNAGGIKVIKYGMTRNWILGLTVVTGKGDILRLNKGMIKNATGYAMQHLFIGGEGTLGLVTEAEIKLERQPQDLQVMVLGVPDFDAVMPVLHAFQAKIDLTAFEFFGELAMQKVLANGHVQRPFETECPFYVLLEFEAPFEPIMDKAMEIFEHCMEQGWVLDGVMSQSLEQVHSLWRLREDISESIAPFIPYKNDISVLITHVPAFIKEIDAIVNENYPDFEICWFGHIGDGNLHLNILKPADLTKDEFFAKCQVVNKYVFNTVKKYDGSISAEHGVGMTKKPYLEYTRSAEEIEYMKALKKVFDPNGIMNPGKLFDL, encoded by the coding sequence ATGAATGCTCCAGTCGCTTTAACCCCTGAGTTATTGACCCAATTGACTGCAATTGTAGGTGAAAACCGTATTAAAACTGATGCGGATAGCCTCCAAAATTGGGGTCGCGATCATACTAAGCACTTTGATCCAAACCCATCGGTCATCGTTTTCCCATCCACAACTGAACAGGTTCAAGCCATTGTTAAACTGGCAAACCAATACAATGTTGCGGTGACTCCATCAGGTGGTCGTACTGGTCTTTCTGCAGGTGCAGTGGCTGCGAACGGTGAAATCGTAGTCAGCATGGACAAGATGAACCAGATTTTGGACTTCTATCCAGCAGACCGTATGGTACGCGTACAGGCAGGTGTAGTGACTGAACAGCTTCAGAACTATGCTGAAGAGCAGGGCATGTACTACCCAGTTGATTTCGCTTCTGCAGGTTCATCTCAGATCGGCGGTAACATCGGTACTAATGCTGGCGGTATTAAAGTGATCAAATATGGCATGACCCGTAACTGGATTCTGGGTCTGACCGTGGTGACTGGTAAAGGTGACATTCTGCGTCTGAACAAGGGCATGATCAAGAACGCGACTGGTTATGCGATGCAGCACCTGTTCATCGGTGGTGAAGGTACTCTAGGTCTAGTGACTGAAGCTGAAATCAAGCTGGAACGCCAACCACAAGACCTGCAAGTGATGGTACTGGGTGTACCTGACTTTGATGCGGTAATGCCTGTACTTCACGCATTCCAGGCGAAAATCGACCTGACAGCATTTGAGTTCTTTGGTGAACTGGCAATGCAAAAAGTTCTGGCAAATGGTCACGTGCAACGTCCATTCGAAACTGAATGCCCATTCTACGTACTGCTTGAGTTTGAAGCGCCGTTTGAGCCGATCATGGACAAGGCCATGGAAATCTTCGAGCACTGCATGGAGCAGGGCTGGGTGCTGGATGGCGTGATGAGTCAAAGTCTGGAACAGGTTCACAGCTTATGGCGTCTGCGTGAAGACATTTCAGAGTCTATCGCACCGTTTATTCCATACAAAAATGACATTTCTGTACTGATCACTCACGTTCCTGCATTCATTAAAGAAATTGATGCCATCGTGAATGAAAATTACCCAGACTTCGAAATCTGCTGGTTCGGTCATATCGGTGATGGTAACCTGCACTTGAACATCCTGAAACCGGCTGATCTGACTAAAGATGAATTCTTCGCGAAATGTCAGGTGGTGAACAAATATGTATTTAATACCGTGAAGAAATATGACGGTTCAATTTCTGCAGAACATGGCGTGGGTATGACCAAAAAACCATATCTGGAATACACCCGTTCCGCTGAAGAAATTGAATACATGAAAGCCCTGAAAAAAGTGTTCGATCCAAATGGCATCATGAACCCAGGAAAATTATTCGACCTTTAA
- a CDS encoding MFS transporter → MQNTQTTKLTRATMMFPLALVLFEFSVYICNDLVQPAMLAITKDFGVSSTWAPSSMSFFLLGGAFIAGILGPLSDRWGRKTVLLGGVAFFVITCLAILFTPNIESFIGLRFLQGFGLSVIGAVGYAAIQETFEERDAIKVMALMANVSLLAPLLGPVLGAFMIEHVSWHWGFIGIATLALISWFGLKGKMPDPKISRVKQPLSYIWDDFKQVLRNKRFVTLTLSLPTIGMPLMLWIALSPVMLVEHLGLTSMQYGLAQIPVLGGLIAGNLILLKIIDKMPLGQTVLRAVPMMFAGTLIVVAGLFVPDYFVYSLIIGMTLVSLGEGLSFSVIYRFALMSSEVSKGTVAAALSVLMMLSFFFVIELVRMIYEAYDIWGYSISCAVLIALWFGLPRACLKTLMAERKERGEF, encoded by the coding sequence ATGCAAAATACCCAGACCACAAAACTCACCCGTGCCACCATGATGTTTCCATTGGCGCTGGTGCTGTTTGAGTTCTCCGTCTATATCTGTAATGACCTGGTACAGCCAGCAATGCTCGCCATCACCAAGGATTTTGGTGTCAGCAGCACCTGGGCACCGTCGTCCATGTCATTTTTCTTACTGGGTGGAGCATTTATTGCAGGTATTTTAGGACCGCTTTCAGACCGTTGGGGACGTAAAACGGTACTGCTTGGTGGTGTGGCTTTTTTTGTGATCACCTGTCTGGCAATCCTGTTTACGCCAAATATCGAAAGCTTTATTGGACTGCGTTTTTTACAGGGCTTTGGCTTGTCTGTGATTGGGGCAGTGGGCTATGCCGCCATTCAGGAAACCTTTGAAGAGCGTGATGCCATTAAAGTCATGGCACTGATGGCGAATGTCTCTTTGCTTGCGCCGTTGTTGGGCCCCGTACTTGGTGCCTTTATGATTGAGCATGTCTCCTGGCATTGGGGTTTTATCGGAATTGCTACTTTGGCATTGATTAGCTGGTTTGGCCTAAAAGGCAAAATGCCTGATCCTAAAATCAGCCGGGTCAAACAGCCACTCAGTTATATTTGGGATGACTTTAAACAGGTCTTGAGAAACAAACGCTTTGTGACTTTGACTCTGTCATTGCCCACCATCGGTATGCCGCTGATGCTGTGGATTGCACTATCCCCAGTGATGCTAGTCGAGCATTTAGGTTTGACCAGCATGCAATATGGTTTGGCACAAATTCCGGTACTCGGTGGCTTGATTGCAGGCAACCTAATCCTGCTGAAAATCATTGATAAAATGCCATTGGGGCAAACCGTGTTACGTGCAGTACCAATGATGTTTGCAGGAACGTTGATCGTGGTAGCAGGCCTGTTTGTGCCAGACTATTTTGTCTATAGCCTGATTATCGGCATGACGCTGGTGAGTCTGGGTGAAGGTTTAAGTTTCTCGGTGATTTACCGTTTTGCCCTGATGTCTTCAGAAGTGTCTAAAGGTACAGTTGCTGCAGCTTTGTCAGTACTGATGATGCTGAGCTTCTTCTTTGTGATTGAGCTGGTCAGGATGATTTATGAAGCCTATGACATTTGGGGTTACAGCATTTCTTGCGCCGTATTAATTGCACTGTGGTTTGGGCTTCCAAGAGCTTGCTTAAAAACATTGATGGCGGAAAGGAAGGAGAGAGGGGAGTTTTAA
- a CDS encoding DUF3817 domain-containing protein, giving the protein MNLKTLRLVGLIEGISFLLLLFIAMPVKYIMDNPILVKYIGMGHGVLFVLFLVVLFAVCEKQKWSLNMFILGLIASILPFGPFVFDLKLKKLEQPVVEKV; this is encoded by the coding sequence ATGAACCTCAAAACCTTGCGTCTTGTGGGCCTGATTGAAGGCATTTCATTTCTACTACTTCTCTTTATTGCCATGCCGGTCAAATACATTATGGACAATCCGATTCTGGTGAAATATATCGGTATGGGTCATGGGGTTTTGTTTGTGTTGTTTCTGGTCGTACTATTTGCTGTATGTGAAAAGCAGAAATGGTCACTGAATATGTTTATTCTGGGTCTGATCGCTTCAATCCTGCCGTTTGGGCCGTTTGTATTTGATTTAAAGTTAAAGAAGTTGGAGCAGCCGGTGGTTGAGAAGGTTTGA
- the sodC gene encoding superoxide dismutase [Cu-Zn] SodC yields MSSLFKFSALGVISAALFTGCATSSTQPSIENMKAVTVNAVTAQGVGESIGMVYLADSSAGLVIRTNLSNLPAGERGFHIHENGSCDPAEKDGKVGAAIAAGGHLNTNQAPNHGTPMTGHLGDLPALKVAADGTAKVTVVAPRLKLADVQGRAIMVHAGGDNYSDSPLPLGGGGDRIACGVI; encoded by the coding sequence ATGTCTTCATTATTCAAATTCTCTGCGCTCGGCGTGATCAGTGCTGCTCTGTTCACCGGCTGTGCGACTTCTTCTACACAACCCAGCATTGAAAATATGAAAGCCGTGACGGTCAATGCCGTGACTGCACAAGGTGTGGGTGAATCCATTGGTATGGTCTATCTGGCGGATAGTTCGGCTGGTCTGGTGATTCGTACCAACCTGAGCAACCTGCCTGCAGGCGAACGTGGTTTCCATATCCATGAAAATGGTTCATGTGACCCGGCCGAAAAAGATGGCAAAGTCGGCGCTGCCATTGCTGCCGGTGGTCACCTGAATACCAATCAGGCACCAAATCATGGTACGCCAATGACTGGCCACCTCGGTGACTTGCCTGCACTGAAAGTAGCTGCTGATGGAACTGCCAAAGTGACCGTAGTTGCACCACGTCTAAAACTGGCCGATGTTCAGGGACGTGCCATCATGGTTCATGCTGGTGGGGACAACTACTCAGACTCACCACTTCCACTAGGAGGTGGCGGTGACCGTATTGCCTGTGGTGTGATTTAA
- a CDS encoding AI-2E family transporter, giving the protein MQQYAPTLQKVLLFGLFFVLLFLSFNVLKYFIVPVVWAAIIAYMTWPMYQSIKRNVGNRPNVSAVLMMVIVTLVVGIPLTFAIFLLQHEGRNLYFELQKQVFSGHLTVPDFIRKLPIVGKEISRTLRDINNDPNSIAQNVSVWIQGHLNYGKVLFSEISKNLVKLGFAMLSLFFFYRDGQIILKQVSKALEKVIGPRVHHYLDTISDTTRAVVYGVGLTAIAQALLAGVSYFVAGVPNPMVLTIITFIFALIPFGPPMAYGAVSLWLFSQGQTIEAIGVMAWGVCIVSTADNVIRPLVISGATQIPFLLIMFGVLGGIASFGLIGVFIGPVILAVLLAIWREWLHESDQHESLMMPKATMAYDIEDEKKDPPPSAPL; this is encoded by the coding sequence GTGCAACAATACGCGCCCACATTACAAAAAGTCTTATTGTTCGGACTCTTTTTTGTTCTGCTTTTTTTGAGTTTTAATGTACTTAAGTACTTCATTGTGCCTGTAGTCTGGGCGGCAATTATTGCCTATATGACCTGGCCGATGTACCAGTCCATCAAGCGCAATGTGGGTAATCGGCCGAATGTCAGTGCGGTCCTGATGATGGTGATTGTAACGCTGGTAGTTGGCATTCCTTTGACCTTTGCCATTTTCCTGTTACAGCATGAAGGCCGTAACCTGTATTTTGAATTGCAGAAACAGGTGTTTTCTGGTCATCTGACCGTGCCAGATTTTATCCGTAAGCTGCCAATTGTGGGTAAGGAAATTTCCCGTACCTTACGTGACATCAACAATGACCCGAACAGCATTGCCCAGAATGTTTCGGTGTGGATTCAAGGCCACCTGAACTATGGCAAGGTGCTGTTTAGCGAAATCAGCAAGAATCTGGTCAAGCTCGGCTTTGCCATGCTGTCGCTGTTCTTCTTCTATCGTGATGGTCAAATCATTTTAAAACAGGTCAGCAAGGCACTGGAAAAAGTCATTGGCCCGCGTGTGCATCATTATCTGGATACCATTTCTGATACGACTCGTGCCGTAGTTTATGGCGTTGGTCTGACTGCGATTGCCCAAGCTCTACTGGCTGGTGTGAGTTACTTCGTGGCTGGTGTACCTAACCCGATGGTTCTGACCATCATCACCTTTATCTTTGCCTTAATTCCCTTTGGCCCACCAATGGCCTATGGCGCTGTTTCGCTGTGGCTGTTCTCACAAGGCCAAACTATCGAAGCGATTGGCGTGATGGCTTGGGGCGTGTGTATCGTCAGTACTGCAGATAACGTGATCCGCCCGCTGGTAATCTCGGGTGCGACCCAGATTCCATTCCTGCTGATTATGTTTGGTGTTTTAGGCGGTATCGCCAGCTTTGGCCTGATTGGTGTATTTATCGGTCCGGTGATTTTAGCTGTATTACTCGCAATTTGGCGTGAATGGCTGCACGAAAGCGATCAGCACGAATCCTTAATGATGCCGAAAGCCACCATGGCTTATGACATTGAGGATGAGAAAAAAGATCCGCCACCCTCTGCGCCCCTCTAA
- a CDS encoding ParA family protein, with protein sequence MKTILVANQKGGCGKTITAISLASALAEKGYKVALADADNQKSALQWLKHRPEDAAPIQSLDWRDSKSIGDVPKNIEYLIIDAPGASTGKQAEPLISEAHAIIVPLQPSFFDIDSTRRFLKHLQNIKRIRKGKVQILLLANRIRPNAASNQEIQQFFDRIDQQPVAWITERTPYGRLAMQGLAIFDKPQKMYRELQLQWQPVLNAIIDDPTEWF encoded by the coding sequence ATGAAAACGATCTTAGTTGCGAATCAGAAAGGCGGTTGTGGCAAGACCATCACTGCTATTAGTCTGGCATCAGCACTGGCCGAGAAAGGTTATAAGGTTGCGCTCGCCGATGCTGATAACCAGAAATCTGCCTTGCAATGGCTAAAACATCGTCCTGAAGATGCTGCCCCGATCCAGAGTCTGGACTGGCGTGACAGCAAATCCATTGGCGATGTGCCGAAGAATATCGAATACCTGATCATCGATGCACCGGGTGCATCGACCGGGAAACAGGCCGAACCACTGATCAGTGAAGCGCATGCCATCATCGTGCCTTTGCAGCCTTCTTTCTTCGATATTGATTCGACCCGACGTTTCCTGAAGCATTTACAGAACATTAAGCGCATTCGCAAAGGCAAAGTGCAGATTCTGCTACTGGCCAACCGTATCCGCCCAAATGCTGCGTCCAATCAGGAAATTCAGCAGTTCTTTGACCGCATTGACCAGCAGCCGGTAGCCTGGATTACCGAGCGAACGCCCTATGGCCGCCTGGCGATGCAAGGTCTAGCCATTTTCGACAAGCCACAGAAAATGTACCGTGAACTGCAACTACAATGGCAGCCCGTCCTGAATGCCATCATCGATGATCCTACCGAGTGGTTTTAA
- a CDS encoding Holliday junction resolvase-like protein codes for MSIWMAMLIGACIGIVLTTLILGQSRNGRIKAEYEQYIAELELEHQQALAAAQKRSVNTSRAVLKGKMAEQLAPIMPEFQYLPSDAKFLGDPVDYVVFDGYTDFRDGDGLAEDIEVVLIDIKSGGARLTKGQQAIARAIQEGRVRFETIRIDFEELEN; via the coding sequence ATGTCCATTTGGATGGCAATGCTGATTGGGGCCTGTATTGGCATCGTATTAACCACCCTGATTCTGGGGCAGAGCCGTAATGGCCGGATCAAGGCGGAATATGAACAGTATATTGCCGAGCTGGAGCTGGAACATCAGCAGGCACTAGCGGCGGCACAGAAACGTAGTGTAAATACCAGTCGTGCGGTATTAAAAGGGAAAATGGCCGAACAGTTGGCGCCGATCATGCCGGAATTCCAGTACTTGCCGAGTGATGCCAAGTTTCTCGGTGATCCAGTGGACTATGTGGTCTTTGATGGCTATACCGATTTCCGTGATGGCGATGGCTTGGCCGAAGATATTGAGGTGGTACTGATCGACATCAAAAGTGGCGGGGCACGGCTGACCAAAGGCCAACAGGCCATTGCCCGGGCGATACAGGAAGGACGGGTACGTTTTGAAACCATCCGTATCGACTTTGAAGAGCTGGAGAATTAG
- a CDS encoding class I SAM-dependent methyltransferase, translating to MLYQFYQKHIFPHLLNQVMQTPSLMDLRRELLVGVSGEVLEIGFGTGLNLPFYQSVSMVYALEPSNEIFKLGQERIQAAPFLVEHILASAEALPFDNDTIENVVSTWTLCSVPDLVKSLHEIYRVLVPGGTLHVVEHVLNRQNLNVQRLQQLLTPIQKKVADGCHLNRDIELALLVAGFELDEVKYIDAAGIPSIGQRMLLTRARKPA from the coding sequence ATGCTGTATCAATTTTATCAAAAACATATTTTCCCTCATCTGCTCAATCAGGTGATGCAAACACCTTCTTTGATGGATCTGCGTCGTGAACTTTTGGTCGGTGTCTCTGGTGAAGTGCTGGAAATTGGCTTTGGTACCGGGTTAAATCTACCGTTTTATCAGAGCGTCAGTATGGTCTATGCCTTGGAACCAAGCAACGAGATATTTAAACTGGGACAGGAACGCATTCAAGCAGCACCATTTTTGGTGGAACACATTTTGGCAAGTGCCGAAGCCCTACCATTTGACAATGACACAATTGAAAATGTGGTCTCGACCTGGACGCTATGCAGCGTGCCGGATCTGGTCAAAAGCCTGCATGAAATCTACCGGGTGCTGGTTCCAGGTGGAACTCTGCATGTGGTCGAGCATGTGCTAAACCGGCAAAACCTGAATGTACAGCGTCTACAACAATTGCTGACACCAATCCAGAAAAAAGTCGCGGATGGCTGCCACCTGAACCGGGATATTGAACTGGCATTGCTGGTAGCTGGCTTTGAACTGGATGAAGTAAAATATATCGATGCAGCGGGTATTCCAAGTATCGGCCAACGCATGCTGCTAACACGAGCACGTAAGCCAGCTTAA
- a CDS encoding HopJ type III effector protein: MAQDLLAQLAAGEAEFADVIAYIDARYTHTPTAFKNGQQANAATENQGSAKVFSFAKLNGLDKEQTLSLFAEHYAAVLATPEATDHQNIRQFMLNGWDGIQFEGEALATK; the protein is encoded by the coding sequence ATGGCTCAGGATTTACTGGCACAACTGGCTGCAGGCGAAGCGGAATTTGCTGATGTGATCGCTTACATTGATGCACGTTATACCCATACACCAACTGCATTTAAAAATGGCCAGCAAGCCAATGCGGCAACTGAAAATCAAGGCAGTGCCAAAGTTTTTTCATTTGCAAAACTGAATGGCCTGGATAAAGAGCAAACGCTAAGCCTGTTCGCTGAACACTATGCTGCTGTACTGGCAACTCCAGAAGCGACTGATCACCAGAACATTCGCCAGTTCATGCTGAATGGCTGGGATGGTATTCAATTTGAAGGTGAAGCACTTGCTACAAAATAA
- the crcB gene encoding fluoride efflux transporter CrcB — MNWLLVAMGGAIGATLRYGAGLLIAKPQMMFPWPTWWINVIGCLFAGIFFAFSQKYVFLQNEARLLLMVGILGGFTTFSSFGLETFQLLKNGAVTIALSYVISSLIVGVIMLGIGFYLTQLALAQA; from the coding sequence ATGAACTGGCTTTTGGTGGCAATGGGCGGCGCGATTGGGGCAACACTGCGTTATGGGGCAGGTCTGCTCATTGCCAAGCCACAGATGATGTTTCCATGGCCAACATGGTGGATCAATGTGATTGGTTGTCTGTTTGCCGGAATCTTTTTTGCTTTTAGCCAAAAATATGTCTTTTTGCAAAATGAAGCCCGCCTGTTGCTGATGGTGGGTATTCTCGGTGGCTTTACCACATTTTCCAGCTTTGGTCTGGAAACCTTCCAGTTATTGAAAAATGGCGCGGTTACCATTGCCTTGAGCTATGTCATTTCCAGCCTGATTGTCGGTGTTATTATGTTGGGGATCGGTTTTTACCTGACCCAGCTGGCGTTGGCTCAAGCCTAA
- a CDS encoding type B 50S ribosomal protein L31: MRPDIHPEYREVLFHDTNADVYFVIGSTMSSNQTREYEGKTYPYMTLDISSASHPFYTGEQRQTSNEGRVASFNKRFARFKRSSS; encoded by the coding sequence ATGCGCCCTGATATCCATCCAGAGTATCGTGAAGTGTTATTCCATGACACCAATGCCGATGTCTATTTTGTGATTGGCAGTACCATGAGCTCAAACCAGACCCGTGAATATGAAGGCAAGACTTATCCATACATGACTTTGGATATTTCCAGCGCTTCACACCCTTTCTATACTGGTGAGCAGCGTCAAACCAGCAACGAAGGTCGTGTGGCAAGCTTTAACAAACGCTTTGCACGTTTTAAACGTAGCAGCAGCTAA
- a CDS encoding AarF/ABC1/UbiB kinase family protein, with protein MAKTASTPGRRFMKLAGMTASIASKTLSNSIKNLTADEEQKNAARSKLFQDIGVQIADTLGEMKGAVMKVGQIASQYKDVFPPEVAKAIAKLQRQAPPMPFNVIRAQVEKELGKPLEQLFKEFDATPFAAASIGQVHKATLPNGQAVVVKVQYPGVDEACESDLKQIRLALRLMGVLKIDRKLQDQLFKEIQHSLDNELNYEIEAQNLEIARAFHESLDDKIIIPEVYKDYSSRHILTLSLEQGESMETASNWPVEVRNKLGRRLFRAIGQEIFYLRRFHCDPHPGNFAFREDGTVIIYDFGGVKTLSTEVIDHFRELVHAAREQNIPLIEQQLDALKSLTELGKFPEALYAQWLEVLLRPLTGYYDFEKNSAHHDGVELIKPSLKYWDVFKPSPDTLMVNRTISGQYWNLIHLKVKDDLSDVFEELVPKRA; from the coding sequence ATGGCAAAAACGGCTAGCACACCCGGTCGTCGCTTTATGAAACTTGCCGGTATGACCGCAAGTATCGCCAGCAAAACACTCTCCAATTCGATTAAAAATTTAACTGCTGATGAAGAACAGAAAAATGCTGCACGCAGTAAACTTTTTCAGGATATTGGCGTCCAGATTGCGGATACCCTAGGTGAAATGAAAGGTGCGGTAATGAAGGTCGGCCAGATTGCCTCACAATATAAAGACGTCTTCCCGCCTGAAGTCGCCAAAGCCATTGCCAAGCTGCAACGTCAGGCACCGCCAATGCCATTTAATGTCATCCGTGCCCAAGTAGAAAAAGAACTCGGTAAACCATTAGAACAGCTATTTAAAGAATTTGATGCTACCCCTTTTGCGGCAGCATCCATTGGTCAGGTCCATAAAGCCACTCTACCCAATGGTCAAGCGGTGGTGGTTAAAGTGCAATATCCTGGCGTGGATGAAGCTTGCGAAAGCGACCTGAAACAGATCCGTCTAGCACTGCGTTTAATGGGTGTTTTAAAAATTGACCGCAAGCTGCAAGACCAGCTATTTAAGGAAATTCAGCACAGTCTGGACAATGAGCTGAATTATGAAATTGAAGCGCAGAACCTGGAAATCGCACGTGCTTTCCATGAATCGCTAGATGACAAGATTATCATTCCGGAAGTCTACAAAGATTACTCATCGCGCCATATTTTGACCTTAAGTTTGGAACAGGGTGAGAGTATGGAAACCGCCAGCAACTGGCCGGTGGAAGTGCGTAATAAACTGGGCCGCCGCCTGTTCCGTGCCATTGGTCAGGAAATTTTCTATCTGCGCCGTTTCCACTGCGACCCGCATCCGGGCAACTTTGCCTTCCGTGAAGATGGCACCGTGATTATTTATGATTTCGGTGGGGTGAAAACCCTTTCTACTGAAGTGATTGATCATTTCCGGGAACTGGTACATGCTGCGCGTGAGCAGAATATCCCGTTGATCGAGCAACAGCTAGATGCGTTGAAGTCATTAACTGAACTGGGCAAATTCCCAGAAGCGCTCTATGCTCAATGGCTGGAAGTATTGTTACGTCCTCTTACTGGTTATTATGACTTTGAAAAAAACTCTGCCCATCACGATGGTGTTGAGCTAATCAAACCGTCGCTAAAATACTGGGATGTATTCAAGCCATCGCCGGATACACTGATGGTGAACCGGACCATTTCTGGACAATACTGGAACCTGATTCACTTGAAAGTGAAAGATGATTTAAGTGATGTATTTGAAGAGCTGGTTCCAAAACGTGCCTGA
- a CDS encoding DUF1737 domain-containing protein, with the protein MKVYRYFTGKDDVHFCARVTKALNEGYELYGSPTMTFNGTDVIVGQVVVKEVADESEILQGLKDALAAN; encoded by the coding sequence ATGAAAGTTTATCGTTATTTTACGGGTAAGGATGATGTGCATTTTTGTGCCCGTGTCACCAAAGCCTTAAATGAAGGTTATGAGCTATATGGCTCACCGACCATGACTTTTAATGGTACGGATGTGATTGTGGGACAGGTAGTGGTGAAAGAGGTAGCGGATGAGTCAGAGATTCTGCAGGGATTAAAGGATGCTTTAGCAGCTAATTAA